The following proteins are encoded in a genomic region of Rattus rattus isolate New Zealand chromosome 2, Rrattus_CSIRO_v1, whole genome shotgun sequence:
- the LOC116893389 gene encoding eukaryotic translation initiation factor 2D-like: MTGAKTVHLPGLCLRGAGSCSQGLAQEFAGQAFQTVQEGSREKPYLPPDIKSLYCVPANMTQLFLESGHKKRSTLEGSEVRRIITDYAKRNNLVDADNRNLVKLDPILCDCILEKNEQHVDMKLPWDSLLTRCLKNLQPAYQVTFPGQEPIIKKGKLCPIDITLVLKTYKKKVTVVRNSETYGLDPCSVATILQQRCQASTIVSPAPGAKDSLQVQVQGNQIHHLHQLLLEEYRLPGKYIQGLEKAPKPGKK; the protein is encoded by the coding sequence ATGACAGGTGCAAAGACAGTGCACCTGCCAGGTCTTTGTCTTCGAGGGGCTGGAAGCTGCAGCCAGGGGCTTGCTCAAGAATTTGCAGGTCAGGCTTTCCAGACTGTCCAGGAAGGTAGCAGGGAAAAGCCCTATCTCCCTCCAGATATAAAATCCCTCTACTGTGTCCCCGCCAACATGACCCAGCTCTTCCTGGAGTCTGGCCACAAGAAGAGGAGCACCCTTGAGGGCAGTGAGGTCCGAAGGATCATCACTGACTATGCCAAGAGAAACAACCTGGTGGATGCAGACAACAGGAATCTGGTGAAGTTGGATCCCATCTTATGTGACTGTATCTTAGAGAAAAATGAGCAGCACGTGGACATGAAGCTTCCATGGGACTCTCTCCTGACCAGGTGTTTGAAAAATCTGCAGCCTGCCTACCAAGTGACATTTCCTGGCCAGGAACCCATTATAAAGAAAGGGAAACTCTGTCCAATTGATATCACCCTTGTACTGAAGACTTATAAGAAAAAGGTGACTGTGGTCCGGAACTCGGAGACCTATGGTCTAGATCCATGCTCAGTGGCCACCATTCTCCAGCAGCGATGTCAGGCCAGCACCATCGTCTCTCCTGCCCCTGGGGCCAAAGACAGTCTGCAGGTGCAGGTCCAGGGAAACCAGAtccaccacctccaccagctATTGCTTGAAGAGTATCGGCTCCCTGGAAAATACATCCAAGGCCTAGAAAAGGCCCCCAAACCTGGCAAGAAGTGA